A genomic segment from Janthinobacterium sp. 64 encodes:
- the rplM gene encoding 50S ribosomal protein L13 yields the protein MKTFSAKGHEVQRDWFVVDATDKVLGRVASEVALRLRGKHKPEFTPHVDTGDFIVVINAGKLRVTGTKATEKIYYRHSGYPGGIYETNFQKMQQRFPGRALEKAVKGMLPKGPLGYAMIKKLKVYAEGSHPHAAQQPKALVL from the coding sequence ATGAAAACATTTTCCGCTAAAGGACATGAAGTCCAGCGCGATTGGTTCGTGGTTGACGCGACGGACAAAGTCCTCGGACGTGTTGCCAGCGAAGTGGCACTCCGACTGCGCGGCAAACACAAACCAGAATTTACTCCTCACGTCGATACCGGCGACTTTATCGTCGTCATCAACGCAGGCAAACTGCGTGTGACCGGTACCAAAGCTACTGAGAAAATTTACTACCGTCACTCTGGCTATCCAGGCGGCATCTACGAAACCAACTTCCAGAAAATGCAACAGCGTTTTCCAGGTCGCGCGCTTGAGAAAGCGGTCAAGGGCATGTTGCCTAAAGGCCCACTCGGCTACGCAATGATCAAGAAGCTGAAAGTGTACGCGGAAGGTTCCCATCCGCACGCTGCTCAGCAACCTAAAGCACTTGTTCTCTAA
- the rpsI gene encoding 30S ribosomal protein S9, which translates to MIGNYNYGTGRRKSAVARVFIKVGTGLIVVNGKPANEYFSRETGLMVIRQPLELTGNVERFDIKVNVHGGGESGQAGAVRHGITRALIDYDAALKPELAKAGFVTRDAREVERKKVGLRKARRAKQFSKR; encoded by the coding sequence ATGATCGGTAATTACAATTATGGAACCGGCCGTCGCAAAAGTGCAGTGGCTCGGGTTTTTATCAAAGTTGGCACAGGCTTGATCGTTGTTAACGGCAAACCAGCAAACGAATACTTTTCGCGCGAAACGGGTCTGATGGTCATCCGTCAACCACTGGAACTGACCGGCAATGTCGAGCGTTTCGACATCAAAGTCAACGTCCATGGCGGCGGTGAGTCGGGTCAGGCTGGTGCAGTTCGTCACGGCATCACCCGCGCTCTGATCGACTACGATGCAGCGTTGAAACCGGAACTGGCGAAAGCCGGCTTCGTAACCCGCGATGCACGTGAAGTCGAGCGTAAAAAAGTTGGTCTGCGCAAAGCACGTCGCGCAAAGCAATTCTCGAAGCGTTAA
- the argC gene encoding N-acetyl-gamma-glutamyl-phosphate reductase: MIKVGIVGGTGYTGVELLRLLATHPDVELTAITSRKEDGLPVADMYPSLRGHVSLAFTSPDKANLEQCDVVFFATPHGVAMAQAPALLAAGVKVIDLAADFRLKDQAKFEQWYKIAHTAPELIEQAVYGLPELNREDIKQAKLIANPGCYPTTMQLGFYPLLKAGLVNAGGLIADCKSGVSGAGRKAEIGILFSESSDSFKAYGVAGHRHLPETTAQLQRFTDEKVALTFTPHLVPMIRGMHSTLYAQLNKDVSNEELQSLFEAQYKDEPFVDVMPFGSHPETRSTRGSNMLRLALHRPEGGNTVIVLVVQDNLVKGASGQAVQCMNLMFGLKETAGLQHIAVMP, from the coding sequence ATGATCAAAGTTGGCATCGTCGGCGGCACTGGATACACGGGCGTGGAATTGCTGCGCTTGCTCGCTACCCATCCAGATGTCGAGTTGACGGCGATTACCTCGCGCAAGGAAGATGGCTTGCCCGTTGCTGACATGTATCCTTCCCTGCGCGGCCACGTGAGCTTGGCGTTTACCTCGCCGGACAAGGCGAATCTGGAACAGTGCGACGTGGTCTTCTTTGCCACCCCGCATGGCGTTGCCATGGCGCAAGCCCCGGCCTTGCTGGCCGCCGGCGTGAAAGTCATCGACCTGGCCGCCGACTTCCGCCTGAAAGACCAGGCCAAGTTCGAGCAATGGTACAAGATTGCCCACACGGCGCCCGAGCTGATCGAACAGGCCGTGTATGGCTTGCCGGAACTGAACCGCGAAGACATCAAGCAAGCCAAGCTGATCGCCAACCCCGGTTGCTACCCGACCACCATGCAGCTGGGCTTTTACCCGCTGCTGAAAGCCGGCCTGGTCAACGCGGGCGGTCTCATCGCGGACTGCAAGTCGGGCGTGTCCGGCGCCGGCCGCAAGGCGGAAATCGGCATCCTGTTCTCGGAAAGCAGCGACAGTTTCAAGGCCTACGGCGTGGCTGGCCACCGCCACTTGCCGGAAACGACGGCGCAATTGCAGCGCTTCACGGACGAGAAAGTGGCGCTGACCTTCACGCCGCACCTGGTGCCGATGATACGCGGCATGCATTCGACCCTGTACGCACAGCTGAACAAGGATGTCAGCAATGAAGAATTGCAATCTTTGTTCGAAGCGCAATACAAGGACGAGCCTTTCGTCGACGTCATGCCATTCGGCTCGCACCCGGAAACCCGCTCCACGCGCGGCTCGAACATGCTGCGCCTGGCCTTGCACCGTCCTGAAGGCGGCAATACAGTCATCGTGCTGGTGGTGCAGGACAATCTGGTCAAGGGCGCGTCGGGCCAGGCCGTGCAATGCATGAACTTGATGTTTGGTTTGAAAGAAACGGCCGGTTTGCAACACATCGCCGTGATGCCGTAA
- a CDS encoding bactofilin family protein, producing the protein MFERNAKNPIDTLIGAATRIEGDLLFCGGLRIDGHVRGNVTGEPGEPTHVVLGEAGRIDGEVRCSSLVVSGEINGPVYVSEMLEIQPKARIVGEVYYKVLEMHSGALVQGKLSRHDSADPVLHLAVSEM; encoded by the coding sequence ATGTTCGAGCGCAACGCGAAAAACCCCATCGACACTTTGATCGGCGCTGCCACGCGGATCGAGGGCGACTTGCTGTTTTGCGGCGGCTTGCGCATCGATGGTCATGTGCGCGGCAACGTCACGGGCGAGCCGGGCGAGCCCACGCATGTGGTGCTGGGCGAGGCTGGCCGCATCGATGGCGAAGTGCGCTGCTCGAGCCTGGTCGTCAGCGGCGAGATCAATGGCCCCGTGTATGTGTCCGAAATGCTTGAAATCCAGCCCAAAGCCCGCATTGTAGGAGAGGTCTATTACAAGGTGCTGGAAATGCACAGCGGTGCATTGGTGCAAGGCAAGCTCAGCCGCCACGACAGCGCCGACCCCGTGCTGCACCTGGCCGTATCGGAAATGTGA
- the erpA gene encoding iron-sulfur cluster insertion protein ErpA, whose amino-acid sequence MNAVAEMQDVIPSPIIFTDSAAEKVAQLIEEEGNPDLKLRVFVQGGGCSGFQYGFTFDEIVNEDDTTMVKNGVQLLIDSMSYQYLVGAEIDYKDDLEGAQFVIKNPTATSTCGCGSSFSV is encoded by the coding sequence ATGAATGCCGTCGCTGAAATGCAAGATGTGATCCCTTCCCCTATTATCTTTACCGATAGCGCCGCTGAAAAAGTCGCGCAGCTGATCGAAGAAGAAGGCAATCCCGACCTGAAATTGCGCGTCTTCGTGCAGGGCGGCGGCTGCTCCGGTTTCCAGTATGGCTTTACCTTCGATGAAATCGTCAACGAAGATGACACCACCATGGTCAAGAACGGCGTCCAGCTGTTGATCGATTCCATGAGCTACCAGTACCTGGTCGGCGCGGAAATCGACTACAAGGATGACCTGGAAGGCGCGCAGTTCGTGATTAAAAACCCGACAGCAACGTCGACCTGCGGTTGCGGTTCGTCTTTCTCGGTATAA
- a CDS encoding anhydro-N-acetylmuramic acid kinase, whose protein sequence is MHTITVAFKEIPMLYIGLMSGTSLDGVDGALVDFADDGGVRSLGDAYIPFPASLRADLMALQSAGQNEIEREALAANQLVRHYADCVAMLLSNAGIGPDAVAAIGAHGQTIRHRPELGFTRQLNNPALLAELTGIDVIADLRSRDVAAGGQGAPLVPAFHQAIFNVPGHTRVLANIGGISNISVLHADGTVAGYDTGPGNALMDGWVLQHLGQPYDANGAWAATGQVIPALLAELLNDPYFDLPAPKSTGRDLFHAEWLNSKLASYPAALPADVQATLTQLTAASLAQAIARDGAQAENVYVCGGGAQNASLMAALAHALPGMAVESTQALGVAPSQVEALAFAWLAWRFTQRKPGNLPAVTGAAGLRVLGALYPR, encoded by the coding sequence ATGCACACCATCACTGTCGCCTTCAAGGAAATACCCATGCTGTATATCGGTTTGATGTCAGGCACCAGCCTGGACGGCGTCGACGGCGCCCTGGTCGACTTTGCCGACGATGGCGGCGTGCGCAGCCTGGGGGACGCGTATATTCCCTTTCCGGCCAGCCTGCGCGCCGACCTGATGGCATTGCAAAGTGCCGGCCAGAATGAAATCGAACGCGAAGCGCTGGCGGCCAATCAACTGGTGCGCCATTACGCGGACTGCGTCGCCATGCTCCTGAGCAACGCAGGTATCGGCCCGGATGCCGTCGCCGCCATCGGCGCGCATGGCCAGACCATCCGCCACCGCCCCGAACTGGGCTTTACGCGCCAGTTGAACAACCCGGCCCTGCTGGCTGAACTGACGGGCATCGACGTCATCGCCGACTTGCGCAGCCGCGACGTGGCGGCCGGCGGCCAGGGCGCACCGCTGGTGCCCGCTTTTCACCAGGCCATTTTCAATGTGCCCGGCCACACGCGCGTGCTGGCCAATATCGGCGGCATCAGCAATATCAGCGTGCTGCACGCGGACGGCACGGTGGCGGGCTACGACACGGGGCCTGGCAATGCGCTGATGGATGGCTGGGTTTTGCAACACCTGGGCCAGCCCTACGACGCCAATGGCGCCTGGGCAGCGACAGGCCAGGTCATCCCTGCCCTGCTGGCGGAATTGCTCAACGATCCGTACTTTGACTTGCCGGCGCCGAAAAGCACGGGCCGCGACCTGTTCCATGCCGAGTGGCTGAATAGCAAGCTGGCCAGCTATCCAGCCGCCCTGCCTGCCGACGTGCAGGCGACCCTGACGCAGCTGACGGCCGCCAGCCTGGCGCAGGCTATCGCGCGCGACGGGGCGCAGGCGGAAAACGTGTATGTATGCGGCGGGGGCGCGCAGAACGCCAGCCTGATGGCGGCCCTGGCCCATGCATTGCCGGGCATGGCGGTGGAGTCCACGCAAGCGCTGGGCGTGGCGCCCAGCCAGGTCGAGGCGCTGGCGTTCGCCTGGCTGGCCTGGCGCTTTACGCAGCGCAAACCAGGCAATTTGCCGGCCGTGACGGGCGCGGCGGGCTTACGCGTGCTCGGTGCGCTGTATCCGCGTTGA
- a CDS encoding M23 family metallopeptidase, translated as MNPIHKITGSRLYTQLTTTRKARIIGASAVLLAVAAFGAVAVSPMAPDASDLPVTSIAQNLEMPDLASQISAMEQVDQNFTHEEKVRAGDTLATLLTRLGVDDPAAANFIKTDKIARGVMLLKSGKRVQAQTSENGDLNWMRATLVDGTDKSVKNILITRKGDKFVATEVAAQLERRVEMHARKITSTLFAATDSSLDGTRLPDSISAQIVEMFSTNIDFRSDLKRGDAFNVVYETFWQDGEFVRAGRILAGEFTNRGTTYQSVWFEDPASKQGGGYYSFDGKSLKKAFLKSPLEFSRISSGFSMRVHPISGNWKAHKGIDFAAATGTPIRASGDGVVDSVGSQNGYGNVVVLKHWANYTTAYAHMSRFASGLKKGQKVSQGDVIGYVGTTGWSTGAHLHYEFRVGGVAQDPSKLNVQAQAPLTAAELSRFRMVSADMMHRFTLLRPNDTALASR; from the coding sequence ATGAACCCTATACATAAAATCACAGGCTCACGCTTGTACACACAGCTGACGACGACACGCAAGGCACGCATTATCGGCGCGTCGGCAGTGCTGCTCGCCGTGGCCGCCTTCGGCGCGGTCGCTGTGTCGCCCATGGCACCCGACGCATCCGACTTGCCGGTCACGTCCATCGCACAGAACCTGGAAATGCCTGATCTCGCCTCGCAAATTTCCGCGATGGAACAGGTCGACCAGAATTTCACCCACGAAGAAAAAGTCCGCGCTGGCGATACCCTCGCCACCCTGCTGACCCGTCTTGGCGTGGATGATCCGGCCGCTGCCAATTTCATCAAAACCGACAAGATCGCGCGCGGCGTGATGTTGCTGAAATCGGGCAAGCGCGTGCAAGCGCAAACGTCCGAAAACGGCGACCTCAACTGGATGCGCGCCACGCTCGTCGATGGCACGGACAAATCGGTCAAAAACATCCTGATCACCCGCAAGGGCGACAAGTTCGTGGCCACGGAAGTGGCAGCCCAGCTGGAACGCCGCGTTGAAATGCACGCGCGCAAGATTACCTCCACCCTGTTCGCCGCCACCGACTCCAGCCTGGACGGCACCCGCCTGCCAGACTCGATTTCCGCGCAAATCGTGGAAATGTTCTCCACCAATATCGACTTCCGCTCCGACCTGAAACGCGGCGACGCATTCAATGTCGTCTACGAAACGTTCTGGCAAGATGGCGAATTCGTCCGAGCGGGCCGCATCCTGGCCGGTGAATTCACCAACCGCGGCACGACTTACCAGTCCGTTTGGTTCGAAGACCCAGCCAGCAAGCAAGGCGGCGGTTACTACAGTTTCGACGGCAAGTCCCTCAAAAAAGCCTTCCTGAAATCCCCCCTCGAATTCTCCCGCATCTCGTCCGGCTTCTCCATGCGCGTGCACCCGATTTCCGGCAACTGGAAAGCGCACAAGGGCATCGATTTCGCTGCAGCAACGGGCACCCCTATCCGCGCTTCGGGCGACGGCGTGGTCGATTCCGTCGGCAGCCAAAACGGCTATGGCAATGTTGTTGTCCTGAAACACTGGGCCAACTACACCACCGCCTATGCGCACATGAGCCGCTTCGCTTCGGGCCTGAAAAAAGGTCAAAAAGTCAGCCAGGGCGATGTGATCGGCTACGTCGGCACCACCGGCTGGTCCACGGGTGCCCATTTGCACTATGAATTCCGCGTTGGCGGCGTGGCACAAGACCCAAGCAAGCTGAACGTACAAGCCCAGGCGCCATTGACGGCCGCTGAGCTGAGCCGCTTCCGCATGGTGTCGGCCGACATGATGCACCGCTTCACCCTGCTGCGTCCGAACGACACGGCACTGGCTTCGCGCTAA
- the tyrS gene encoding tyrosine--tRNA ligase yields the protein MEINTTASPAKANAAQTALPLSDRVQEALAITKRGVDELLIESEFAQKLARSEKTGVPLRIKLGLDPTAPDLHLGHTVVLNKMRQLQNLGHQVIFLIGDFTSMIGDPSGRNVTRPPLTKEQIEINAMTYFAQASLVLDASKTEIRYNSEWCDPLGARGIIQLASHYTVARMIERDDFTKRFQGGIPISVHEFLYPLMQGYDSVALKSDLELGGTDQKFNLLVGRELQKQYGQEQQCILTMPLLEGLDGVEKMSKSKNNYIGITEAGNTMFAKLMSISDVMMWRYYELLSWRSIAELAQLKREVAEGRNPRDAKVALAQEIVARFHSQQAAEDALADFVNRSKGGIPDDIPAVTLAGAPLGIPQLLKQAGLCPSTSEAMRKIDQGGVRIDGTVISDKGLQVAAGEFVLQVGKRSFARVTLTA from the coding sequence ATGGAAATCAACACCACCGCATCGCCTGCCAAGGCTAACGCCGCTCAGACCGCACTTCCACTGTCGGACAGAGTACAAGAAGCCCTCGCGATTACCAAGCGTGGCGTCGACGAACTCTTGATCGAAAGCGAATTTGCGCAAAAATTAGCGCGCTCCGAGAAAACCGGTGTTCCACTGCGTATCAAACTGGGCCTGGACCCGACTGCACCCGACTTGCATCTGGGCCACACTGTCGTGCTGAACAAGATGCGCCAGCTGCAAAACCTCGGCCATCAAGTCATTTTCCTCATCGGCGACTTCACTTCCATGATCGGCGACCCTTCGGGCCGCAACGTCACGCGTCCGCCGTTGACCAAAGAACAGATCGAGATTAACGCGATGACGTATTTCGCGCAAGCATCTTTAGTGCTGGACGCCAGCAAGACGGAAATCCGCTATAACTCCGAGTGGTGCGATCCGCTGGGCGCGCGCGGCATCATCCAGCTCGCTTCCCACTACACGGTGGCGCGCATGATCGAGCGCGACGACTTCACCAAGCGCTTCCAGGGCGGCATTCCTATTTCCGTGCATGAATTCCTGTACCCGCTGATGCAAGGTTACGACTCGGTGGCCCTGAAATCGGACCTGGAACTGGGCGGCACGGACCAGAAGTTCAACCTGCTGGTGGGCCGCGAACTGCAAAAGCAGTATGGACAGGAGCAGCAGTGTATTTTGACCATGCCGCTGCTGGAAGGTTTGGACGGCGTGGAAAAAATGTCCAAGTCGAAGAATAACTACATCGGCATCACGGAAGCGGGCAACACCATGTTCGCCAAGCTGATGAGCATTTCCGACGTCATGATGTGGCGCTACTACGAGCTGCTGTCGTGGCGCTCGATCGCCGAACTGGCCCAGCTGAAGCGCGAAGTCGCGGAAGGCCGCAATCCGCGCGATGCCAAGGTTGCGCTGGCGCAAGAGATCGTCGCCCGCTTCCACTCGCAGCAGGCGGCCGAAGATGCGCTGGCCGACTTCGTCAACCGCTCGAAGGGCGGCATTCCCGACGATATCCCGGCAGTGACCCTGGCCGGCGCACCGCTGGGCATTCCGCAATTGCTGAAACAGGCTGGCCTGTGTCCGTCGACGTCGGAAGCCATGCGCAAGATCGACCAGGGCGGCGTGCGCATCGACGGCACCGTCATCAGCGACAAGGGCTTGCAAGTGGCAGCAGGCGAATTTGTGTTGCAAGTCGGCAAGCGCAGTTTCGCGCGCGTCACCCTGACGGCATGA
- the dtd gene encoding D-aminoacyl-tRNA deacylase, whose protein sequence is MIALLQRVTQAKVDVAGATIGAIDAGLMVLVCAERGDTEKEADALLSKLLGYRVFADEAGKMNRSVTDVAGGLLLVPQFTLAADTKSGTRPSFTPAAAPQDGLRLFTHFVDQARSRHATVQTGQFGADMQVSLTNDGPVTFWLQVNVKQ, encoded by the coding sequence ATGATCGCGCTGCTGCAGAGAGTCACGCAGGCGAAAGTCGACGTTGCCGGCGCCACCATCGGCGCCATCGACGCCGGCCTGATGGTGCTGGTGTGCGCGGAGCGGGGCGATACGGAGAAGGAAGCGGACGCCCTGCTGAGCAAGCTGCTCGGTTACCGCGTGTTTGCCGACGAGGCGGGCAAGATGAACCGCAGCGTGACGGACGTGGCCGGCGGCTTGCTGCTGGTGCCCCAGTTTACCCTGGCGGCCGACACCAAGTCTGGCACGCGCCCGTCATTCACGCCGGCCGCCGCGCCGCAGGATGGCTTGCGCCTGTTCACGCATTTCGTGGACCAGGCGCGCAGCCGCCATGCGACCGTGCAAACGGGGCAGTTCGGCGCCGACATGCAGGTGTCGCTCACCAATGACGGCCCCGTCACGTTCTGGCTACAAGTGAACGTAAAACAATAA
- a CDS encoding YbhB/YbcL family Raf kinase inhibitor-like protein produces MKLWSETFRDGGLMPAENAFAEIDPASRVRLAGNRNPHLAWDEVPNGTESLALFCIDPDAPQDASLANVEGQALPLTALRGDFYHWSLLDIPLAMRVTAAGEFSSGITPRGKAAGTGTGLRQGLNDYTAWFAGDAAMAGDYYGYDGPCPPWNDERIHHYIFRLYALDVPQLALPERFTGQQAHAALYGHILDEAQLVVAYSLNPELALTLKK; encoded by the coding sequence ATGAAATTGTGGAGCGAGACGTTTCGTGATGGCGGCCTGATGCCGGCCGAGAATGCCTTTGCCGAGATCGATCCGGCCAGCCGCGTCCGCCTCGCCGGCAACCGCAATCCCCATCTGGCCTGGGACGAGGTGCCCAACGGCACCGAGTCGCTGGCTCTGTTCTGCATCGACCCCGATGCGCCGCAGGACGCCAGCCTGGCCAATGTTGAAGGCCAGGCCTTGCCGCTGACGGCGCTGCGCGGCGATTTTTATCACTGGAGCTTGCTCGATATTCCCCTGGCCATGCGGGTGACTGCCGCCGGAGAATTTTCCAGCGGCATCACGCCACGCGGCAAGGCTGCCGGCACTGGTACTGGGCTGCGCCAGGGCCTCAACGACTACACGGCCTGGTTTGCCGGCGATGCCGCCATGGCCGGCGATTACTACGGCTACGATGGCCCATGCCCGCCGTGGAATGACGAGCGCATCCACCACTACATTTTCCGCCTGTATGCGCTCGACGTGCCGCAACTGGCTTTGCCCGAGCGTTTCACGGGGCAGCAAGCGCATGCCGCCTTGTACGGCCACATCCTCGACGAAGCCCAGCTCGTCGTTGCCTACTCGCTCAACCCCGAGCTGGCACTTACCCTGAAGAAATAA
- a CDS encoding histidine phosphatase family protein has product MSTTILLIRHGETAWNAGRRLQGHIDIALNEAGLAQACALGQALAGEPLAAILASDLQRAQQTAQAVADVKDLPVQTDPLLRERCYGAFEGLLYADIAARYPHEYAQWQSRQIDAVMPSGERDAESFRQFYARANGAIARWAERYDGQTIAIVAHGGVLECAYREAVGMTLDSPRDFQVKNASVNRFSYADGKLHLVHWGNIEHLSAPAMDELG; this is encoded by the coding sequence ATGAGCACCACGATCTTACTGATACGCCATGGCGAAACGGCCTGGAATGCGGGCCGCCGCCTGCAGGGTCATATCGACATCGCCCTGAACGAGGCGGGCCTGGCGCAAGCTTGCGCGCTGGGGCAGGCGCTGGCCGGTGAGCCGCTGGCCGCCATCCTCGCCAGCGATCTGCAGCGCGCGCAGCAAACGGCGCAAGCCGTGGCTGATGTGAAAGACTTACCCGTGCAAACGGACCCCTTGCTGCGCGAGCGCTGCTATGGCGCGTTCGAAGGCTTGCTGTATGCCGATATTGCCGCGCGCTATCCGCATGAATATGCGCAATGGCAATCGCGGCAGATCGATGCGGTGATGCCGTCCGGCGAGCGCGACGCCGAGAGCTTCCGCCAGTTTTATGCACGCGCGAACGGCGCCATCGCCCGCTGGGCCGAACGCTATGACGGCCAGACGATTGCCATCGTGGCGCATGGCGGCGTGCTCGAATGCGCCTACCGCGAGGCGGTCGGCATGACGCTCGACAGTCCGCGCGACTTCCAGGTCAAAAATGCCAGCGTCAACCGTTTTTCTTACGCGGATGGCAAGCTGCATTTGGTGCACTGGGGAAATATCGAGCACCTGAGCGCGCCCGCGATGGACGAGCTGGGCTAA
- the dusB gene encoding tRNA dihydrouridine synthase DusB: MQIGPHILRNNVFVAPMAGVTDRPFRQLCKQLGAGYAVSEMAASNPRLWATEKSTRRTDHEGEMEPKAVQIAGADPQDLADCARFNVDRGAQIIDINMGCPVKKVCNSWCGSALLQNVSLVEKILHAVVNAVDVPVTLKFRTGWNRENKNALTIARIAEQAGIQMLTLHGRTRADGYKGDAEYETIAAVKASVGIPVVANGDITSPEKARFVLDQTGADAVMIGRAAQGRPWICREIDHFLRTGTLLPAPYVDEVRTLMDEHLRAHYAFYGEFLGVRTARKHIGWYVKDLEGGEAFRQQMNLLESTDAQLLAVDQFFESQWKFGERLQYRLSESSESGLIDVIKPMATAA, encoded by the coding sequence GTGCAAATCGGCCCTCACATTCTGCGCAACAACGTTTTCGTCGCTCCCATGGCGGGCGTGACGGATCGGCCTTTCCGCCAGTTGTGCAAGCAGTTGGGTGCTGGCTACGCCGTGTCGGAGATGGCGGCGTCGAATCCGCGCCTGTGGGCAACGGAAAAAAGCACGCGCCGCACGGACCACGAAGGCGAAATGGAGCCGAAGGCCGTGCAGATCGCTGGCGCCGATCCGCAAGACCTGGCCGACTGCGCCAGGTTCAACGTGGACCGGGGCGCGCAGATCATCGACATCAACATGGGTTGCCCCGTCAAAAAGGTGTGCAACAGCTGGTGCGGTTCGGCCCTGCTGCAAAACGTAAGCCTGGTGGAAAAGATCTTGCACGCCGTTGTCAACGCCGTCGACGTGCCCGTCACCCTGAAGTTTCGCACGGGCTGGAACCGCGAAAACAAGAATGCCCTGACCATCGCCCGCATCGCCGAGCAAGCCGGCATCCAGATGCTGACCTTGCACGGCCGCACGCGCGCCGATGGCTACAAGGGCGATGCCGAATATGAAACCATTGCCGCCGTGAAAGCATCGGTGGGCATTCCCGTGGTGGCCAATGGCGACATTACCAGTCCGGAAAAGGCCCGCTTTGTGCTCGATCAAACGGGTGCCGATGCCGTCATGATCGGCCGCGCGGCGCAGGGCCGGCCGTGGATTTGCCGTGAAATCGACCATTTTTTGCGCACCGGCACCTTGCTGCCGGCGCCGTACGTGGATGAAGTGCGCACCTTGATGGATGAGCATTTGCGCGCCCATTACGCGTTTTATGGAGAATTTCTCGGCGTGCGCACGGCGCGCAAGCACATCGGCTGGTATGTGAAGGATCTGGAAGGCGGCGAGGCGTTCCGCCAGCAAATGAACTTGCTGGAGTCGACGGATGCGCAGTTGCTGGCCGTGGATCAATTTTTTGAGTCGCAATGGAAATTTGGCGAACGGTTACAATACCGCCTCTCCGAATCCAGTGAAAGTGGCCTGATCGATGTGATCAAACCGATGGCCACGGCAGCATGA
- a CDS encoding helix-turn-helix domain-containing protein: MSKESIQEVVQKSLEDYFNDLGEQQASNIYDMVVLTVEKPILEVVMTRADGNQSHAAQMLGINRNTLRKKLQEHGLL; the protein is encoded by the coding sequence ATGAGCAAAGAAAGCATTCAGGAAGTCGTACAGAAAAGTCTAGAAGATTACTTCAATGACCTGGGCGAACAGCAAGCATCGAATATCTATGACATGGTCGTGCTGACCGTGGAAAAGCCCATCCTGGAAGTCGTGATGACACGCGCCGATGGCAACCAGTCGCACGCCGCGCAGATGCTGGGCATCAACCGCAATACCCTGCGCAAGAAATTGCAGGAGCACGGTTTGCTGTAA